In Mycolicibacterium mucogenicum DSM 44124, the following are encoded in one genomic region:
- a CDS encoding alpha/beta hydrolase, whose amino-acid sequence MVDTAMKFGFGVSDDGVVTPRQWLIGQLSQLKEWAAGMTTAIQGLLQTFDVADAAAAAAIDAAATGPKPGPQVTVDGQPIQIPSPDTKPEDVAKWWSSLTPEQRQALIARHPPELGNLNGIGATVRDQVNQQVMNDDLNRVRDVANRNHVSEDDVLKDPARYGLTQTDATRFYNARRTSEGLAHQRGDDPKTPRPVMLWGYQPEADNGQGRAAICIGNPDTATNTTVIVPGTGSSVRDGWLADGHDDAIKMYEQAARADPGRSTAVMMWMGYDAPDAFSDPRIANPTLARQGGDLLAADVNGLSATHLGTSHVTVIGHSYGSTTVADACAGSGMRANDVVLIGSPGTDLAKSAADFHVNGGQVYVGAASTDPVTWLGSPGPAAAQWINSELGYPVGPVAGLGSDPAADGFGATRFRAEVAGQESWAFGDHSRYYDMGSESLRAMTDIASGHSERLATDGLLAAEREKPVISTPDHIDLPFGIDLPVPHVDIPVPGVPAIDDPEADRPGNTVTRDHDYK is encoded by the coding sequence TTGGTCGACACCGCAATGAAATTCGGTTTCGGTGTGTCCGACGACGGCGTCGTGACGCCGCGGCAGTGGCTGATCGGGCAGCTGTCGCAGCTCAAGGAATGGGCCGCGGGGATGACCACGGCGATCCAGGGCCTGCTGCAGACCTTCGACGTCGCCGATGCGGCGGCGGCCGCGGCGATCGATGCGGCGGCCACCGGCCCCAAGCCCGGCCCGCAGGTCACCGTCGACGGGCAGCCGATCCAGATCCCGTCCCCGGACACCAAGCCCGAGGACGTCGCCAAGTGGTGGAGCTCGCTGACCCCCGAACAGCGCCAGGCGTTGATCGCCCGTCATCCGCCGGAGTTGGGCAATCTCAACGGCATCGGTGCGACGGTCCGCGACCAGGTCAACCAGCAGGTCATGAATGACGACCTCAACCGCGTTCGCGATGTCGCGAACCGCAACCACGTCTCCGAGGACGACGTGCTCAAGGACCCGGCGCGCTACGGCCTCACCCAGACCGATGCCACGCGGTTCTACAACGCCAGGCGGACCAGCGAGGGGCTGGCACACCAGCGGGGCGACGACCCGAAGACGCCGCGGCCGGTCATGCTGTGGGGCTACCAGCCCGAGGCGGACAACGGCCAGGGGCGGGCGGCGATCTGCATCGGCAATCCCGACACCGCCACCAACACGACGGTGATCGTGCCCGGCACCGGCAGCAGTGTGCGTGACGGCTGGCTCGCCGACGGCCACGACGACGCGATCAAGATGTACGAGCAGGCCGCGCGGGCCGATCCCGGTCGCTCGACCGCGGTGATGATGTGGATGGGTTACGACGCGCCCGACGCTTTCTCCGACCCCCGCATCGCCAACCCCACACTGGCCCGGCAGGGCGGTGACCTGTTGGCCGCCGACGTAAACGGTTTGTCGGCAACGCATCTGGGCACGTCGCACGTGACGGTGATCGGCCACTCCTACGGATCGACCACTGTCGCCGACGCTTGTGCGGGCAGCGGGATGAGGGCCAACGACGTCGTCCTCATCGGTAGTCCGGGAACCGATCTCGCCAAGAGCGCGGCCGACTTTCACGTCAACGGCGGCCAGGTGTACGTGGGGGCGGCGTCGACCGACCCTGTCACCTGGCTGGGTTCGCCCGGGCCCGCCGCGGCGCAGTGGATCAATTCCGAACTCGGATATCCCGTCGGGCCCGTCGCCGGTCTGGGCTCCGACCCGGCGGCAGATGGTTTCGGCGCCACCAGGTTCCGTGCCGAGGTCGCCGGGCAGGAGAGCTGGGCGTTCGGTGACCATTCGCGCTACTACGACATGGGTAGCGAGTCGCTGCGCGCGATGACCGACATCGCCAGTGGGCACTCGGAGAGACTGGCGACCGACGGGCTGCTGGCGGCCGAGCGCGAGAAGCCCGTCATCTCGACCCCGGACCACATCGACCTGCCGTTCGGCATCGACCTACCGGTGCCGCACGTGGACATCCCGGTCCCCGGTGTGCCCGCGATCGACGACCCGGAGGCAGACCGTCCCGGCAACACAGTGACGAGGGACCATGATTACAAGTAG
- a CDS encoding WXG100 family type VII secretion target, whose translation MTVTVSRVRAAKPATMLDAADDVRATSGALEIVIGVERGQLANLKANWHGAAADAAAAKAQQLIDDQEAHRSRLDKLAKALTEGGSSSARCARRYSNWSTPQ comes from the coding sequence GTGACGGTGACGGTGTCGCGCGTGCGGGCAGCCAAGCCTGCGACGATGCTCGACGCCGCCGATGACGTACGGGCCACGTCTGGCGCGTTGGAGATCGTCATCGGCGTCGAACGCGGCCAGCTGGCCAACTTGAAAGCGAACTGGCACGGTGCGGCGGCAGATGCCGCGGCCGCCAAGGCGCAACAGCTGATCGACGACCAGGAGGCCCACCGCTCCCGGTTGGACAAGCTGGCGAAGGCACTGACCGAAGGGGGCAGCAGCTCGGCGCGGTGCGCACGACGCTACTCGAATTGGTCGACACCGCAATGA
- a CDS encoding NAD(P)H-dependent glycerol-3-phosphate dehydrogenase translates to MASAQRVPTVVVLGGGSWGTTVASICARRGPTLQWVRSAETAADINEKHCNSRYLGDAVALPESLRATTDFSEAANSADVIVMGVPSHGFRNVLGELAKELRPWVPVVSLVKGLEQGTNMRMSQIVDEVLPGHPAGILAGPNIAREVAEGYAAAAVLAMPDQHLAANLAGLFRTRRFRTYTTDDVIGVEMAGALKNVYAISVGMGYSLGIGENTRAMVMARAVAEMSKLGVAMGGNRDTFAGLAGMGDLIVTCTSQRSRNRHVGEQLGQGKTVDEIIASMNQVAEGVKAASVIMEFAETHGLSMPIAREVDRVINHGCTVEDAYAGLMLEKPGHEVHGAGF, encoded by the coding sequence ATGGCATCAGCGCAGCGCGTACCGACCGTCGTCGTTCTCGGTGGCGGGTCCTGGGGTACCACGGTGGCCTCGATCTGCGCGCGCCGGGGCCCGACGCTGCAGTGGGTACGGTCCGCGGAGACCGCGGCCGACATCAACGAAAAGCATTGCAACAGCCGCTATCTGGGCGACGCGGTGGCACTTCCCGAATCATTGCGGGCGACCACCGACTTCTCCGAGGCGGCCAACAGCGCCGACGTCATCGTGATGGGGGTGCCGTCGCACGGGTTCCGCAACGTGCTGGGCGAGCTGGCCAAGGAACTGCGACCGTGGGTCCCGGTGGTGTCGTTGGTCAAGGGCCTGGAGCAGGGCACCAACATGCGCATGAGCCAGATCGTCGACGAGGTACTGCCCGGGCACCCGGCCGGTATCCTCGCCGGTCCCAACATCGCCCGCGAGGTCGCCGAGGGTTACGCCGCCGCCGCGGTCCTCGCGATGCCGGACCAGCACCTCGCCGCGAATCTCGCGGGCCTGTTCCGCACCCGGCGCTTTCGTACCTACACGACCGACGACGTGATCGGTGTCGAGATGGCCGGCGCGCTCAAGAACGTGTACGCCATCTCCGTCGGCATGGGCTACTCCCTGGGCATCGGCGAGAACACCCGCGCGATGGTGATGGCGCGCGCCGTGGCCGAGATGTCCAAGCTCGGCGTGGCGATGGGCGGCAACCGTGACACGTTCGCGGGCCTGGCCGGCATGGGCGACCTGATCGTCACCTGTACCAGCCAGCGCAGCCGCAACCGGCACGTCGGCGAGCAGCTGGGCCAGGGCAAGACCGTCGACGAGATCATCGCCTCGATGAACCAGGTCGCCGAGGGCGTCAAGGCCGCCAGCGTGATCATGGAGTTCGCCGAGACGCACGGGCTGAGCATGCCGATCGCCCGCGAGGTGGACCGGGTGATCAACCACGGCTGCACGGTCGAGGACGCCTACGCCGGCCTCATGCTCGAGAAGCCCGGGCACGAAGTCCACGGCGCGGGGTTCTGA
- a CDS encoding sensor histidine kinase yields MTRVPTRVPARTPVRAPWWRPRTLRRRLVFGVTSLVTVVLLAVGVLSVYSLHSYVSAMSDAELERSLDALGHSYDRLEIKRGDPAHPIDAGEDGLTAFGGQAPGNLIAVLHKGVVVQSAVFPDGEPKPVQPDVVKAVSGQQWTNLGPRTVKLPRLGWYRMAGQDAGGGDVLVSGVSMEDANSVVARKTVAVAVMTLLAIALTAVGTIAVVNYALRPLSRVASTAAKVATRQFGSEDHRITERVRPEDTDPRTEVGIVGDTLNKLLDNVDSALAELAASHRRTRQFLTDASHELRTPLAAIRGYAELTRQDSAALPETTEYALARIEAEAQRMSGLVEDLLLISRLEEHQDLETDDVELCDVVINAVNDAAVSSPAHRWRSRLPDVPVWVRGDPARLHQVIGNLLANARVHTPAGVSVTTSLTPGPGYVELTVADDGPGIPEELLPNLFDRFVVADKSRSRVLGSTGLGLAIVSTIVKAHGGRVKVESNTAGTVFRVRLPMDREVGEYVTVSESHNPHVSESTV; encoded by the coding sequence GTGACCCGGGTACCGACTCGAGTACCTGCCCGTACCCCGGTTCGGGCGCCGTGGTGGCGTCCGCGCACCCTGCGCCGACGCCTCGTGTTCGGCGTCACGTCCCTGGTCACCGTCGTGCTGCTGGCGGTCGGGGTGCTGTCGGTGTACAGCCTGCACAGCTACGTGTCGGCGATGAGCGACGCGGAACTCGAGCGCTCGCTGGACGCCCTCGGCCACTCCTATGACCGGTTGGAGATCAAGCGCGGCGATCCGGCCCACCCGATCGATGCCGGAGAAGACGGCCTGACGGCCTTCGGTGGTCAGGCGCCCGGAAACCTCATCGCGGTGCTGCACAAGGGCGTCGTCGTGCAGTCGGCGGTGTTCCCCGACGGCGAACCGAAGCCCGTCCAGCCCGATGTCGTCAAGGCCGTCAGTGGGCAGCAGTGGACCAACCTCGGGCCGCGGACGGTGAAGCTGCCGCGACTCGGCTGGTACCGCATGGCGGGACAGGACGCCGGTGGCGGTGACGTGCTGGTCTCGGGCGTGTCCATGGAAGACGCCAACAGTGTGGTGGCGCGCAAGACCGTCGCGGTCGCGGTCATGACGCTGCTGGCCATCGCGCTGACCGCGGTCGGCACCATCGCGGTGGTGAACTATGCGCTGCGGCCGCTGAGCCGCGTGGCCTCGACGGCGGCGAAGGTGGCGACGCGGCAGTTCGGCAGCGAGGACCACCGCATCACCGAACGGGTCCGGCCGGAAGACACCGACCCGCGCACCGAGGTCGGCATCGTGGGGGACACGCTCAACAAGCTGCTGGACAACGTCGACAGCGCGCTGGCCGAGCTCGCCGCGTCGCACCGGCGCACGCGGCAGTTCCTCACCGACGCCAGCCACGAGTTGCGGACACCGCTGGCCGCCATCCGCGGGTACGCCGAACTGACCCGCCAGGACAGCGCCGCACTGCCCGAAACCACCGAATACGCACTGGCCCGTATCGAGGCCGAGGCGCAGCGGATGTCCGGTCTCGTGGAGGACCTACTGCTGATCTCGCGTCTCGAGGAGCATCAGGACCTCGAGACCGACGACGTCGAGCTGTGTGACGTCGTGATCAATGCCGTCAACGACGCCGCGGTGTCGTCGCCCGCGCACCGCTGGCGCTCGCGCCTGCCCGATGTGCCGGTGTGGGTCCGCGGTGACCCGGCCCGGTTGCATCAGGTGATCGGCAACCTGTTGGCCAACGCGCGTGTCCACACGCCGGCCGGAGTATCGGTCACGACCAGCCTGACACCGGGTCCCGGATATGTGGAATTGACGGTCGCCGATGACGGTCCGGGAATTCCGGAAGAATTGTTGCCGAATTTGTTCGACAGATTTGTGGTCGCCGACAAATCGCGTTCTCGCGTGCTCGGCAGCACGGGGCTGGGCCTGGCGATCGTGTCGACGATCGTCAAAGCGCACGGTGGCCGCGTGAAGGTCGAATCAAACACTGCGGGAACGGTTTTCCGGGTGCGGCTGCCGATGGACCGGGAAGTCGGGGAGTACGTGACGGTGAGTGAGTCGCACAACCCGCACGTATCTGAGTCGACTGTTTGA
- a CDS encoding response regulator transcription factor, with protein MTTMSVPPRERHPRAAVLGQLPRMERADGSPIRVLLVDDEPALTNLVKMALHYEGWVVEVAHNGRDAVAKFGEMEPDIVVLDIMLPDTDGLQLLQRVRAAEGYTPTLFLTARDSVMDRVTGLTAGADDYMTKPFSLEELVARLRGLLRRSSQLAPESDEVLKVGDMVLNGASREVTRAGESISLTVTEFELLRYLMRNPRRAIARAEILDRVWNYGFGGKSSIVDLYISYLRKKIDTDREPMIHTVRGVGYMLRPADAED; from the coding sequence ATGACAACGATGTCGGTACCACCACGAGAGCGTCACCCCCGGGCCGCCGTGCTCGGCCAGCTGCCGCGCATGGAACGGGCCGACGGATCCCCCATCAGGGTGTTGCTGGTCGATGACGAGCCGGCGCTGACCAACCTGGTCAAGATGGCGCTGCACTACGAAGGCTGGGTCGTCGAGGTTGCGCACAACGGCCGCGATGCGGTCGCCAAGTTCGGCGAGATGGAACCGGACATCGTCGTGCTGGACATCATGCTGCCCGACACCGACGGCCTGCAGTTGCTTCAGCGCGTGCGTGCGGCCGAGGGCTACACCCCGACACTCTTCCTCACGGCGCGGGACTCCGTGATGGACCGCGTCACGGGACTGACCGCCGGCGCCGACGACTACATGACCAAGCCGTTCAGCCTCGAAGAGCTGGTGGCCCGGCTGCGTGGACTGCTGCGCCGGTCCAGCCAGCTCGCGCCGGAGTCCGACGAGGTGCTCAAGGTCGGCGACATGGTCCTCAACGGCGCCAGCCGCGAGGTGACCCGCGCCGGTGAGTCGATCTCCCTGACCGTCACAGAGTTCGAACTGCTCCGCTACCTGATGCGTAACCCGCGACGGGCCATCGCCCGTGCGGAGATTCTCGACCGGGTGTGGAACTACGGATTCGGCGGCAAGTCGAGCATCGTCGACCTCTACATCTCGTATCTGCGCAAGAAGATCGACACCGATCGCGAGCCGATGATCCACACGGTGCGTGGCGTGGGCTACATGCTGCGCCCCGCCGACGCGGAGGACTAA
- a CDS encoding SulP family inorganic anion transporter, whose translation MLETAPPAKGLRAILRYDLPASLVVFLVALPLSLGIAVASNAPILAGIIAAIVGGIVAGALGGSPLQVSGPAAGLTVIVAGLIAEFGWGVTCAITVGAGLLQILFGLSRVARAALAISPVVVHAMLAGIGITIALQQMHVLLGGKSNSSAWENIEQLPAQLMNIQGAGFLLGMLVIVILVAWRWVPAPINRIPGPLVAIVGVTALSVLLPFDVKRIQINGSLLDSLSLPTLPTGDWDGIIAGVLTVALIASVESLLSAVSVDRMQNGPRTNFDRELIGQGAANTLSGAIGGLPVTGVIVRSSTNVAAGAKTRASAILHGVWILLFAVPFAGLAQLIPTSALAGLLIVIGCQLVKKAHIETARRTGDIAVYVITVLGVVFLNLLEGVLIGLALAVALTVWRVIRAKIVTEHIAGNDWRIVIEGSVSFLSLPRLTSALAAVPTGSNVTVELSVDFIDHAAHETIDEWKRQHIAGGGSVEIHEHGTAELHSATAGPPTRTFTPFDKRSGVVPWKSQPQTSSVMEGLETYHRRTAPVLRPHMEDLAHAQKPETLFITCVDSRVVPNVITSSGPGDLLTVRNVGNLIPEGRADASVEAAIAFAVEVLEVRSIVVCGHSSCGAMTALLGGDQGHDEHLHTWLEHGEATLRAFDQGRHPVAVAAAEEGFGVVDQLSMVNVALQAQTLASHPLVRARHRAGSLEVIGLFYDIGTAAALRVTPVSVDRLVEVAE comes from the coding sequence ATGCTGGAAACCGCCCCGCCGGCAAAGGGTTTACGCGCGATACTGCGCTACGACCTGCCCGCGTCACTTGTCGTATTCCTGGTGGCACTGCCACTGTCGCTCGGCATCGCCGTCGCGTCCAACGCCCCCATCCTGGCCGGCATCATCGCCGCCATCGTCGGCGGCATCGTCGCCGGCGCCCTCGGCGGCTCGCCGCTGCAGGTGAGCGGACCGGCCGCCGGCCTGACCGTCATCGTCGCCGGGCTCATCGCCGAATTCGGCTGGGGCGTGACATGCGCCATCACCGTCGGCGCCGGCCTCCTCCAGATTCTGTTCGGCCTGAGCCGCGTGGCCCGGGCCGCGCTGGCCATCTCGCCGGTCGTCGTGCACGCCATGCTCGCGGGCATCGGCATCACCATCGCGCTGCAGCAGATGCACGTGCTGCTGGGCGGCAAATCCAACAGCTCCGCGTGGGAGAACATCGAGCAGCTGCCGGCGCAGCTGATGAACATCCAGGGTGCCGGGTTCCTGCTCGGCATGCTCGTCATCGTCATCCTGGTGGCGTGGCGCTGGGTGCCGGCACCCATCAACCGGATCCCCGGTCCGCTCGTCGCCATCGTCGGTGTGACGGCGCTGTCGGTCCTGCTGCCGTTCGACGTCAAGCGCATTCAGATCAACGGCTCGCTGTTGGACTCGTTGTCGTTGCCGACCCTGCCCACGGGCGACTGGGACGGCATCATCGCCGGTGTCCTGACCGTCGCGCTGATCGCCAGCGTCGAGAGCCTGCTGTCCGCCGTCTCGGTCGACCGCATGCAGAACGGCCCGCGCACCAACTTCGACCGTGAGCTGATCGGCCAGGGCGCGGCCAACACCCTCTCCGGCGCCATCGGCGGCCTGCCCGTCACCGGCGTCATCGTCCGCAGCTCGACCAACGTCGCCGCCGGCGCCAAGACCCGGGCCTCGGCCATCCTGCACGGTGTCTGGATCCTGCTGTTCGCGGTGCCGTTCGCCGGCCTGGCTCAGCTGATCCCGACGTCGGCGCTCGCCGGTCTGCTGATCGTCATCGGCTGCCAGCTGGTCAAGAAGGCGCACATCGAAACCGCCCGTCGCACAGGCGATATCGCGGTCTACGTGATCACGGTTCTCGGCGTCGTCTTCCTCAACCTGCTCGAGGGCGTGCTGATCGGCCTCGCGCTGGCGGTGGCCCTGACGGTGTGGCGCGTGATCCGGGCCAAGATCGTCACCGAGCACATCGCGGGCAACGACTGGCGCATCGTGATCGAGGGCTCCGTCAGCTTCCTGTCGCTGCCGCGGCTGACCTCGGCACTGGCCGCGGTGCCGACCGGTTCGAACGTCACCGTCGAGCTGTCGGTGGACTTCATCGACCACGCCGCCCACGAGACCATCGACGAGTGGAAGCGCCAGCACATCGCCGGCGGCGGCTCGGTCGAAATCCACGAGCACGGCACCGCCGAACTGCACAGCGCGACCGCCGGTCCGCCGACCCGCACGTTCACGCCGTTCGACAAGCGTTCGGGTGTCGTCCCGTGGAAGTCGCAGCCGCAGACCTCCTCCGTGATGGAGGGTCTGGAGACCTACCACCGCCGCACCGCACCCGTGCTGCGCCCGCACATGGAGGACCTGGCCCACGCCCAGAAGCCGGAGACGCTGTTCATCACCTGCGTCGACTCGCGGGTCGTGCCCAACGTCATCACCAGCAGTGGTCCGGGTGACCTGCTGACGGTCCGCAACGTCGGCAACCTGATCCCGGAGGGACGCGCCGACGCCTCGGTCGAGGCGGCCATCGCCTTCGCCGTCGAGGTCCTGGAGGTCCGGTCGATCGTGGTGTGCGGCCACTCCAGCTGCGGTGCCATGACCGCGCTGCTGGGCGGCGACCAGGGTCACGACGAGCACCTGCACACCTGGCTGGAGCACGGCGAAGCGACGTTGCGCGCCTTCGACCAGGGCCGGCACCCCGTGGCCGTCGCGGCGGCCGAGGAAGGTTTCGGCGTCGTCGACCAGCTGTCGATGGTCAACGTCGCACTGCAGGCGCAGACCCTCGCCTCGCACCCGCTGGTGCGGGCCCGGCACCGTGCCGGCAGCCTCGAGGTGATCGGGCTGTTCTATGACATCGGCACCGCGGCCGCCCTCCGGGTGACGCCGGTCAGCGTGGACCGGCTGGTCGAGGTTGCCGAGTAG
- a CDS encoding helix-turn-helix domain-containing protein has protein sequence MSDGEETGMGRAGARLREFRTQRGLSLSEAAARAEVTKGFLSLAERGRTNVSVPVLIRICDALGIGIGDLFEYPAAPIVRSGAGAPLEMGGHDVREELLTPKAERYVQVMHTVMRPGGGSGGAYRLEARTIFVYVLKGGLSITIDGQTTVLDTGDSMTFGATQLHDWYNPTDGDAEVLWTIAPPVGAEDFSAAVRGG, from the coding sequence GTGAGCGACGGCGAAGAGACCGGAATGGGCCGCGCCGGGGCGCGGCTTCGGGAGTTCCGCACCCAGCGCGGGTTGAGTCTCAGTGAGGCCGCGGCCAGGGCCGAGGTGACGAAGGGCTTTCTCAGCCTGGCCGAGCGGGGCAGGACCAACGTCTCGGTCCCGGTGCTGATCCGGATCTGCGATGCCTTGGGCATCGGAATCGGCGATCTCTTCGAATACCCGGCCGCGCCGATCGTGCGCAGCGGCGCGGGAGCGCCCTTGGAGATGGGCGGCCACGACGTCCGCGAGGAACTGCTCACCCCCAAGGCCGAGCGGTACGTCCAGGTGATGCATACCGTGATGCGGCCCGGTGGCGGGTCCGGCGGGGCCTATCGGCTCGAGGCCAGAACGATTTTCGTGTACGTGCTCAAGGGTGGGCTCAGCATCACCATCGATGGGCAGACCACGGTGCTGGACACCGGAGACAGCATGACCTTCGGGGCGACCCAACTCCACGATTGGTACAACCCGACCGACGGCGATGCCGAGGTGCTGTGGACGATCGCGCCGCCGGTCGGGGCCGAGGACTTCAGCGCCGCCGTCCGCGGCGGCTGA
- a CDS encoding Zn-dependent alcohol dehydrogenase: MSSSETDRRHDKTRIRAAVFDGNGAISIEDVDLAAPGPGEVRVKIAAAGVCHSDLHVTTRAWEVPAPVVLGHEGSGVVTAVGSGVTDLEPGDHVVLSWVPGCGECRACQADRPAQCALVASVVAAGGTLYDGTTRLSNERGTIHHYLGVSSYAEEVVVPRSGAVKVRKDAPLEDIAIVGCAIATGVGAVRNTAGVQPGSTVAVIGCGGVGLACVQGARLAGAARIVAVDVVAEKLDLARKLGATDVVDASTTDDVVAALRDVVADGYDYVFDAIGKIVTTEQAIAALGLGGAAVIVGLPPQGERASFDPLSLAEGDQRILGSNYGSAVPERDIPALVDEVMAGNLDLASMISGRRPLDEAAAALADLAAGHALRQLLIPSV; the protein is encoded by the coding sequence GTGTCCTCATCTGAAACCGACCGCCGGCACGACAAGACACGGATCCGGGCCGCGGTGTTCGACGGCAACGGCGCCATCTCCATCGAAGACGTCGACCTGGCGGCGCCCGGCCCGGGCGAGGTCCGCGTCAAGATCGCCGCGGCCGGTGTCTGCCACTCCGACCTGCACGTCACCACACGCGCCTGGGAGGTGCCCGCCCCCGTGGTGCTCGGCCACGAAGGCTCCGGAGTGGTCACCGCCGTCGGCTCCGGCGTCACGGATCTCGAGCCCGGCGACCACGTCGTGCTGAGCTGGGTGCCCGGCTGCGGCGAATGCCGCGCCTGTCAGGCGGACCGGCCCGCACAGTGCGCGCTGGTCGCGTCGGTCGTGGCCGCCGGCGGAACGCTATACGACGGCACTACGCGACTGTCCAACGAGCGCGGCACGATTCACCACTACTTGGGCGTCTCGTCCTACGCCGAAGAGGTCGTGGTCCCGCGCAGCGGTGCGGTCAAGGTACGCAAGGACGCACCACTGGAAGACATCGCGATCGTGGGCTGCGCGATCGCCACCGGCGTCGGCGCAGTGCGCAATACCGCTGGAGTACAACCCGGTTCGACGGTCGCAGTGATCGGCTGCGGCGGCGTGGGCCTGGCCTGCGTGCAGGGAGCCCGGCTGGCCGGTGCCGCGCGCATCGTCGCGGTCGACGTCGTCGCCGAAAAGCTCGATCTGGCACGCAAACTCGGCGCCACCGACGTGGTCGACGCGTCGACCACCGACGATGTGGTGGCGGCGCTGCGAGACGTGGTCGCGGACGGATACGACTACGTGTTCGACGCGATCGGCAAGATCGTCACCACCGAACAGGCCATCGCCGCACTCGGCCTCGGCGGCGCCGCCGTCATCGTCGGCCTGCCCCCGCAGGGCGAGCGCGCGAGTTTCGACCCGCTGAGCCTCGCCGAGGGCGATCAACGCATCCTCGGTTCCAACTACGGTTCCGCGGTACCCGAGCGCGATATTCCCGCACTGGTCGACGAGGTGATGGCGGGCAATCTCGATCTCGCTTCGATGATCTCCGGCCGCCGCCCGCTCGACGAAGCCGCGGCCGCCCTCGCCGATCTCGCCGCGGGCCACGCACTGCGCCAGCTCCTCATCCCATCCGTCTGA
- a CDS encoding APC family permease: MSEDIQTGPDVATGDAGLRRGVMGGGELAAQAIANIAPSAVIAFTAAAIYTTAGNGTWASFALATVVILSVGYCISQFAKRRSSAGSLYSYAATALGPFGAYVTGVSLLIGCFGIAAGSLSGSVAYTATLLNQIGIPVHGTAAQIVLAVVLGALATLFTIRGIRLSARVSLVLELVSVSIITLLLVVTLVHLGGRAFDAAQFELTGVQPSGIVVGMVLAILGFVGFSSSDALAREAKDPYRAVPRAIMWSAAGVGVLYVFAAYTQVAALGPALGKSAQPLDDIATLVGMPTWFNPILNFGVAASFFAVVVAPMNVVGRILYVMGKEGVVGSAIGRTHPTHLTPHRALISVGPLVIAVPVVMYLVGVDPMNVVTWVDTYGTYGYMVAYAAAALAAVVFLRRIGARVPLVWPAAAVAIVSMAYVFYANVYPVPAYPLNVIPWLFIATVAAALAWYWFLSRRSPEVISAIGTSEVETLEGVG, encoded by the coding sequence GTGTCCGAAGACATTCAGACGGGCCCCGACGTCGCGACCGGCGATGCGGGGCTGCGGCGCGGCGTCATGGGTGGCGGCGAACTCGCCGCACAGGCCATCGCGAATATCGCGCCGAGTGCGGTCATCGCCTTCACCGCGGCCGCGATCTACACGACGGCAGGCAACGGCACCTGGGCCTCCTTCGCGCTGGCGACCGTTGTCATCCTGTCGGTCGGCTACTGCATCTCGCAGTTCGCCAAGCGCCGCTCGTCGGCGGGCTCCCTCTACAGCTACGCGGCCACGGCACTGGGCCCGTTCGGCGCCTACGTGACCGGGGTCAGCCTGCTGATCGGCTGCTTCGGTATCGCCGCCGGCTCGTTGAGTGGGTCGGTCGCCTACACCGCGACTCTGCTCAACCAGATCGGCATCCCGGTACACGGCACTGCGGCACAGATCGTGCTGGCAGTGGTGCTCGGCGCGCTGGCGACCCTGTTCACCATTCGCGGCATTCGCCTATCGGCACGGGTTTCCCTTGTGCTGGAACTGGTTTCGGTATCCATCATCACGTTGCTACTGGTCGTCACCCTGGTGCACCTGGGCGGCCGCGCCTTTGACGCCGCTCAGTTCGAGCTCACCGGCGTGCAGCCATCGGGCATCGTGGTGGGCATGGTGCTGGCGATCCTCGGTTTCGTCGGCTTCTCCAGCTCGGACGCCCTGGCCCGCGAGGCCAAGGACCCCTACCGCGCGGTGCCGCGCGCGATCATGTGGAGCGCGGCCGGCGTCGGCGTGCTGTACGTGTTCGCGGCCTACACGCAGGTAGCGGCCCTCGGACCGGCGCTGGGCAAATCCGCACAGCCGCTCGACGACATCGCCACCCTGGTCGGCATGCCGACGTGGTTCAATCCGATCCTCAACTTCGGCGTCGCCGCATCGTTTTTCGCCGTCGTGGTCGCACCCATGAACGTCGTCGGCCGAATCCTGTACGTGATGGGCAAGGAGGGCGTCGTCGGCTCGGCGATCGGGCGGACCCACCCCACGCACCTGACGCCACACCGCGCACTGATCTCGGTCGGTCCGCTCGTGATCGCCGTGCCGGTGGTGATGTATCTGGTCGGCGTGGACCCGATGAACGTCGTGACATGGGTCGACACCTATGGGACCTATGGCTACATGGTCGCGTACGCGGCGGCAGCACTCGCCGCCGTGGTGTTCCTGCGCAGGATCGGTGCCCGGGTTCCGCTGGTGTGGCCGGCTGCTGCCGTGGCCATCGTGTCGATGGCATATGTGTTCTACGCCAACGTGTATCCGGTTCCGGCGTACCCGCTCAACGTCATCCCGTGGCTGTTCATCGCGACGGTGGCCGCCGCGTTGGCGTGGTACTGGTTTCTGAGCCGCCGCTCACCCGAGGTGATCTCGGCCATCGGCACCAGCGAGGTGGAGACCCTCGAAGGGGTCGGCTGA